A window of the Azospirillum formosense genome harbors these coding sequences:
- a CDS encoding ATP-binding protein produces the protein MVRTNIAQRIAAVGGMPVLVAAAIAIVAWFLLQQSDRANGSVVTAGTIYRELLGAEAARSDYLNTAASRRAAQAVRFDAHTGEARRQLDALARSTEDGALESAVSDTRRILDRYTTQMRELKAVTEQNDALIGAMAQQAARLIDITDAARERQNLANLGYAETVADSDRRLGLHRDVLDNARSIYAALAGLWRHEAARLSREHGQAQGVGAPGNSGAHDTGVLMLRLGNSAEALEDALERAAAAEGRGGRGQKRIVAAVSQVSGALMDGGDIRDSAQELEKRIDQILNIYGTAYAATLNEVTELTAHAVSANETEQQAQGVTIAVLKLAHATADSVSHRDIGATIALIADGTAVEEQIARIALPPLVRGGMMSAVAGWRDSLDKVREGLSVQDLMIARMDADAKEMASGASALNDTFRSNAETIGAFLRSALVLGATAGLLLAIAGAFYAARSITRPLDRLQRQMVHLAGNPLTGAIVDAGRRDEVGAMARSVQHFVTEIAQRETALREAKNQAEEATRAKSSFLAVMSHEIRTPMNGVTAMAEMLDQTDLTEEQHGMLGVIRSSAQALLIIINDILDFSKIEAGKMEIESVPFSPLEVVEESAELVAGRIEEKGLQLSVDVGPGVPDRLTGDPTRVRQILINLMGNAVKFTETGSVAVTVSAEPCSATDGAPDGDVTLRFAVTDSGIGLTEEQRAKLFQPFQQADSSTSRRFGGTGLGLTICHKLCTMMGGGIGVDSVFGEGSTFWFELPFAVAAPSADCPQPWTPAAPAVAVDDARVVAVGFDGAGRQAVEGILTAAGITPLGWYDLSDGLEAVTGIQAGPAASASGGEAGRLVVLVNGGVQSETAIACCRAIVQSPAFADGPVPAVILAVPRALASTMSEADRIGLLCAVNLPLRRRRVWLAIAAALGRASLERRSEPREHDATGWEPPPIETAIAAGTLILVAEDNPINQTVIRRMLNKRGYAIEMADNGARALEMLRPGRYGLLLTDFHMPEMDGFGLTHAVRAREREVAEALGAGAVTRLPIVALTADALPGTQQRCLEAGMDGYLTKPIESRLLAETLDRFLPQARSLRLPARRTPAKPEPAAVDAPPAPSWADADIDPQIFDLAQLGQNFGRDDPDAMVFLGDFLSMAPGLIQAAVTALEAGATGEARNAVHTLKGAALSIGAARLGRLAADTQDLLDAGDAETAALLASMLDATLDELITATAAMRASHSPAPAS, from the coding sequence ATGGTCCGCACCAACATCGCCCAGCGGATCGCCGCGGTCGGCGGCATGCCGGTGCTGGTGGCCGCGGCCATCGCCATCGTCGCGTGGTTCCTGCTGCAGCAGTCCGACCGCGCCAACGGTTCGGTGGTGACCGCCGGCACGATCTACCGCGAACTGCTGGGGGCGGAGGCGGCGCGCTCCGACTATCTGAACACCGCGGCCAGCCGGCGGGCGGCGCAGGCCGTCCGTTTCGACGCCCACACCGGCGAGGCGCGCCGCCAGTTGGACGCTCTGGCCCGAAGCACCGAGGACGGTGCGCTGGAAAGCGCCGTCAGCGACACGCGGCGGATTCTGGACCGCTACACCACGCAGATGCGGGAACTGAAGGCGGTCACGGAGCAGAACGACGCCTTGATCGGCGCCATGGCCCAGCAGGCGGCCCGGCTGATCGACATCACCGACGCCGCCCGCGAGCGCCAGAACCTCGCCAACCTCGGCTATGCCGAAACGGTGGCGGATTCCGACCGCCGCCTGGGCCTGCACCGCGACGTGCTGGACAACGCCCGCAGCATCTACGCCGCGCTGGCCGGTCTGTGGCGGCACGAGGCGGCCCGGCTGTCCCGGGAGCACGGGCAGGCCCAAGGCGTCGGCGCCCCCGGCAACTCCGGCGCGCACGACACCGGCGTGCTGATGCTGCGCCTGGGCAACAGCGCGGAGGCTCTGGAGGACGCCCTGGAACGGGCCGCCGCCGCCGAGGGACGCGGTGGCCGGGGGCAGAAGCGCATCGTCGCGGCGGTTTCGCAGGTGTCCGGCGCGTTGATGGACGGCGGCGACATCCGGGACAGCGCGCAGGAGCTGGAAAAGCGCATCGACCAGATCCTCAACATCTACGGCACCGCCTACGCCGCCACGCTGAACGAGGTCACCGAACTCACCGCCCACGCCGTGTCGGCCAACGAGACCGAACAGCAGGCGCAAGGCGTGACCATCGCCGTGCTGAAGCTGGCGCACGCCACCGCCGACTCGGTGAGCCATCGGGACATCGGGGCGACCATCGCGCTGATCGCCGACGGCACGGCGGTGGAGGAGCAGATCGCGCGGATCGCGCTGCCGCCGCTGGTGCGCGGCGGCATGATGTCCGCCGTGGCGGGCTGGCGGGACAGCCTGGACAAGGTGCGCGAGGGGCTGAGCGTCCAGGACCTGATGATCGCCCGGATGGACGCGGACGCGAAGGAGATGGCCTCGGGAGCCAGCGCGCTGAACGACACGTTCCGCAGCAACGCCGAAACCATCGGAGCCTTCCTGCGCTCCGCCCTCGTGCTCGGGGCCACCGCCGGCCTGCTGCTGGCCATCGCCGGGGCCTTCTACGCCGCCCGCTCGATCACCCGCCCGCTCGATCGCCTGCAAAGGCAAATGGTCCATCTGGCCGGAAACCCGCTGACCGGCGCCATCGTGGACGCCGGTCGCCGGGACGAGGTCGGGGCGATGGCCCGCTCGGTGCAGCATTTCGTCACCGAGATCGCCCAGCGGGAAACCGCCCTGCGCGAGGCCAAGAACCAGGCGGAGGAGGCGACGCGGGCGAAATCCTCCTTCCTGGCGGTGATGAGCCACGAGATCCGCACGCCGATGAACGGTGTGACGGCGATGGCCGAGATGCTGGATCAGACCGACCTGACCGAGGAGCAGCACGGCATGCTGGGGGTCATCCGGTCGTCGGCCCAGGCGCTTCTCATCATCATCAACGACATCCTCGACTTCTCGAAGATCGAGGCGGGGAAGATGGAGATCGAATCCGTCCCCTTCTCCCCCCTGGAGGTGGTCGAGGAGTCGGCGGAGCTGGTGGCCGGGCGCATCGAGGAAAAGGGACTCCAGCTGTCCGTCGATGTCGGGCCCGGCGTTCCCGACCGGCTGACCGGCGACCCGACGCGCGTCAGGCAGATCCTCATCAACCTGATGGGCAACGCCGTCAAATTCACCGAGACGGGCAGCGTCGCCGTGACGGTCAGCGCCGAGCCGTGTTCCGCCACGGATGGCGCCCCGGATGGAGACGTGACGCTGCGCTTCGCCGTGACCGACAGCGGGATCGGCCTGACCGAGGAGCAGCGGGCCAAGCTGTTCCAGCCCTTCCAGCAGGCCGACAGCTCGACCTCGCGCCGCTTCGGCGGCACCGGGCTGGGGCTGACGATCTGCCACAAGCTGTGCACCATGATGGGGGGCGGCATCGGGGTGGACTCCGTGTTCGGCGAGGGCTCCACCTTCTGGTTCGAGCTGCCCTTCGCGGTGGCCGCCCCCTCTGCCGACTGCCCGCAGCCCTGGACGCCGGCGGCCCCGGCGGTGGCGGTGGACGACGCCCGCGTGGTGGCCGTCGGCTTCGACGGCGCCGGCCGCCAGGCGGTGGAGGGCATCCTTACCGCCGCCGGCATCACCCCGCTGGGCTGGTACGACCTGAGCGACGGCCTCGAGGCGGTGACCGGCATCCAGGCCGGTCCGGCGGCTTCCGCCTCGGGCGGCGAGGCCGGGCGTCTGGTGGTGCTGGTCAACGGCGGGGTTCAGTCCGAAACCGCCATCGCCTGCTGCCGCGCCATCGTGCAGTCCCCCGCCTTCGCCGACGGTCCGGTCCCTGCGGTCATCCTGGCCGTACCGCGGGCGCTGGCGTCCACCATGTCGGAAGCCGACCGCATCGGGCTGCTGTGCGCCGTCAATCTGCCCCTGCGGCGGCGGCGGGTCTGGCTGGCCATCGCGGCGGCGCTTGGGCGCGCCAGCCTGGAACGGCGGTCGGAGCCACGGGAGCATGACGCCACCGGCTGGGAACCGCCGCCCATCGAGACCGCCATCGCGGCCGGGACGCTGATCCTGGTGGCGGAGGACAACCCGATCAACCAGACGGTGATCCGCCGCATGCTGAACAAGCGCGGCTACGCCATCGAAATGGCCGACAACGGCGCCCGCGCGCTGGAGATGCTGCGGCCGGGCCGCTACGGCCTGCTGCTGACCGACTTCCACATGCCGGAGATGGACGGCTTCGGCCTGACCCACGCCGTCCGCGCCCGCGAACGGGAGGTGGCGGAGGCGCTGGGCGCCGGTGCCGTGACCCGGCTGCCCATCGTCGCCCTGACCGCCGACGCCCTGCCGGGCACGCAGCAGCGCTGTCTGGAGGCGGGCATGGACGGCTATCTGACCAAGCCCATCGAGTCCCGGCTGCTGGCCGAAACGCTGGACCGCTTCCTGCCGCAGGCCCGCTCGCTGCGCCTGCCGGCGCGCCGGACGCCCGCCAAGCCGGAGCCGGCGGCGGTTGACGCGCCGCCGGCTCCAAGCTGGGCGGACGCCGACATCGACCCGCAGATTTTCGACCTCGCCCAGCTCGGGCAGAATTTCGGCCGCGACGACCCGGACGCCATGGTCTTCCTCGGCGATTTCCTAAGCATGGCGCCGGGGCTGATCCAGGCCGCCGTGACGGCGCTGGAGGCCGGCGCCACCGGGGAGGCCCGCAACGCGGTCCACACGCTGAAGGGGGCGGCCCTGTCGATCGGAGCGGCCCGGCTGGGCCGGCTGGCCGCCGATACCCAGGATCTGCTGGATGCCGGGGACGCGGAAACCGCCGCGCTTCTCGCCAGCATGCTGGACGCCACCCTGGACGAACTGATCACCGCGACCGCCGCGATGCGGGCGTCGCACAGTCCCGCACCGGCGTCTTGA
- a CDS encoding response regulator, which produces MAVDYSKLSILIVEDDNFTRGLIRKVLKEIGVRSILESSNGKDGLMEVVRTRPDIVFCDIHMAPMNGKQFLQGVRGIKVKDVDKTPVIFLTGDSDLSTVRFAKEHNVNGYLVKPISLAKLRDSIDAVVSSNVGMTQWLT; this is translated from the coding sequence ATGGCGGTAGATTACTCGAAGCTGAGCATCCTCATCGTCGAGGACGACAACTTCACCCGCGGCCTGATCCGCAAGGTGTTGAAGGAGATCGGCGTCCGCTCGATCCTGGAATCCTCGAACGGCAAGGATGGGCTGATGGAGGTGGTGCGCACGCGGCCAGACATCGTCTTCTGCGACATCCACATGGCGCCGATGAACGGCAAGCAGTTCCTGCAGGGCGTGCGGGGGATCAAGGTGAAGGACGTGGACAAGACGCCCGTGATCTTTCTGACCGGCGACTCCGATCTCAGCACCGTGCGCTTCGCCAAGGAGCACAACGTCAACGGCTATCTGGTGAAACCCATCAGCCTCGCCAAGCTGCGCGACAGCATCGACGCGGTGGTGTCCAGCAACGTCGGAATGACGCAATGGCTGACCTGA
- a CDS encoding GntR family transcriptional regulator: MQAEKPSRVMEMRQVLEQEILGGIIAPGERLDERALAERFGVSRTPVREVLSQLGSSGLVTIKPGAGASVLRMSAKQLVGMMEVLVELESLAASLAARRMGIAGRKRLLEVHEASRAAAEASDIEAYDNLNRELHELIYAGSRNEHLEHQAKLIRGRLRIYRQYPFQHTARPLKSYTEHDLFVKAILEGDGEAARRHMHDHMTTGGSIWVDMVVSMPPAGDHE; encoded by the coding sequence ATGCAGGCGGAAAAGCCAAGCCGCGTAATGGAAATGCGGCAGGTGCTCGAACAGGAAATTCTGGGCGGGATCATCGCGCCCGGCGAGCGCCTGGACGAACGAGCTTTGGCCGAACGGTTCGGCGTGTCACGGACGCCGGTGCGCGAGGTGCTGTCCCAACTCGGCTCGAGCGGCCTGGTCACGATAAAGCCGGGGGCGGGCGCCTCCGTGTTGCGCATGTCCGCCAAGCAACTCGTCGGCATGATGGAGGTTCTGGTCGAACTGGAATCCCTGGCCGCCAGCCTCGCCGCCCGCCGCATGGGGATCGCCGGGCGCAAGCGTCTTCTGGAAGTGCACGAGGCGAGCCGTGCCGCCGCCGAGGCCAGCGACATCGAAGCCTACGACAATCTCAATCGCGAACTGCATGAGCTGATCTACGCCGGAAGCCGGAACGAGCATCTGGAGCATCAGGCGAAACTCATCCGCGGCCGCTTGCGCATCTACCGCCAGTATCCGTTCCAGCACACCGCGCGCCCTTTGAAGTCCTACACGGAGCACGACCTCTTCGTGAAAGCGATCCTGGAAGGGGACGGCGAGGCTGCGCGACGGCACATGCACGACCACATGACCACGGGCGGAAGCATTTGGGTCGATATGGTGGTCTCCATGCCGCCAGCCGGTGACCACGAGTAG
- a CDS encoding enoyl-CoA hydratase/isomerase family protein — MNGTPRGRPDGPATAPQLTVTGAVGTIRLNRPLQHNRIDAADIAILQEKIADAEANPSVRALVLTATGPSFSSGYDLSAAQSSQRGGADGNDGENAFARLCDRVEAVRVPTICALNGSVYGGSTDLALACDFRIGVTGMRMRMPAGQLGIHFYPSGLRRYVSRLGLNAAKRLFLTAETISGDDLLSIGFLDRMVDPDDLQAAVDELAGRITACAPQAIAGMKRALNDLARGELDDQAAEAAFTASLRSDEFASALKVWSQRRAS; from the coding sequence ATGAACGGGACGCCACGGGGTCGACCGGACGGGCCGGCGACAGCCCCCCAACTGACCGTGACCGGCGCGGTGGGCACCATCCGGCTCAACCGCCCGCTTCAGCACAATCGCATCGACGCGGCGGACATCGCCATTCTGCAGGAAAAAATCGCGGACGCCGAAGCGAACCCGTCGGTTCGAGCGCTGGTGCTGACCGCGACGGGGCCGAGCTTCTCGTCCGGATACGACCTGAGCGCCGCCCAGTCGTCCCAGCGCGGCGGGGCCGACGGCAACGACGGGGAGAACGCCTTCGCGCGGTTGTGCGATCGCGTGGAAGCGGTCCGCGTCCCGACGATCTGCGCCCTCAACGGCAGCGTCTATGGCGGCTCCACCGATCTGGCGCTCGCCTGCGACTTCCGCATCGGGGTGACGGGCATGCGCATGCGCATGCCGGCCGGGCAGCTTGGCATACACTTCTACCCCAGCGGACTCCGCCGCTACGTGTCGCGGCTTGGCCTCAACGCGGCCAAGCGCTTGTTTCTCACGGCGGAAACGATCAGTGGCGACGACCTGCTGAGCATCGGCTTCCTGGACCGCATGGTCGATCCCGACGACCTCCAGGCCGCCGTGGACGAACTGGCCGGACGCATCACGGCGTGCGCGCCCCAGGCCATCGCCGGCATGAAACGCGCGCTCAACGACCTCGCCCGCGGCGAACTGGACGACCAAGCGGCGGAGGCGGCCTTCACCGCGAGCCTGCGGTCGGACGAGTTCGCCAGCGCCCTGAAGGTTTGGTCGCAGCGCCGGGCGTCCTGA